The Triticum urartu cultivar G1812 chromosome 6, Tu2.1, whole genome shotgun sequence genome includes the window ctttggagtgattctttatcGCATGTTGAGGGATTATTATATGATTCAATTAGTAAGTATTGTTGATAGATCacactagcaaaagtatgaaccctgAACCTTGTTTATAAGCATCGAGACGTCGTTTTTACACACTTTTGTTGCTTACTGTCTTACTGtctttatttattcagattacaAAAAACTATATCTATTATCCATACCGCACTTGTATCACCGTTTCTTCGCCGAACTAGCTAGTGAAGCTATACTATTTACCATTGCATTGGGTGTGCtagggacacaagagatttcttatATTTGGTTCCACGGTTGTTTGTTAAAGACCATCTGCATCCTACACCTtccacggattgataaactttAGGTCATCCACCTGAGGAAATTTTAGtgttgtcctacaaaactctgcgcttggaggcccaccAGAGTCTACATGAATAAAGTTGTGTTGTAGACATCAGTGGCTTTGAGGTCTGATCTGACATCGATATTGGGGTGACGATGAAGAGCACCTCGGAAAAGGCTCAATACCCTACAAGAAAATTCCTCAATTAGAGGTCATCCAATAACCCGTTCATGAAAGAAGATGAACTCCCGCCAGAATTATTTCTGCAAAAAAACATATTAAAAAGTTGATGCACTCATCCGACTCCTCCAGGAGTTCGAATTGTCGGATCAAGCTCAAATTTCAAGGGGTTATCGCAAATACAATTCCGCATGAtctgaacggttggatcttccaaaggaggTTGAAGTTGGCTGCTGGCCTCCTTTTGAACTCACGAGGATTTATTTCCAGATCTTATAGGGTCTCAATATATCAGATATTGTGGGAGATTCCATTGTTGGATCATGATGAAATTTgacagggttgttgtagactgaATTCCACACGATCCCACCAAAGGGATCAGCGAAACAATGCTCGAGGAGGCAAGGACGACAAAAACGAATTTGATGTCCAAATCATTCTACATGGTCGTACGAGGGCAATGATGACCTTGAGCCCCTGAGCTCCATGGATAGATTTCTATATGATCCTAGTTGAGATTGAaattgatgttgatgaagattccCATCTGATCACTAATGATCCGACATGGGTCGTAGTTCTCCGCCTTGAAAGAGGTGACCAGTCAAGTCAGCAACGAAGATGGCGGCACCAAAGATGCAGATCCGTTTCGACGCATTGATCGTGTCGCACAGATCTAAACTTCCATCGAACCGCGATGATCACCTAGCAGGcctaatacgtctccaatgtatctataatttttgattgttccatgctattatattatcattattggatgtttaataatcattttatggtcattttatatcatttttgatACTAACCTactgacatagtgccaagtgccagttgctttTTTTGtgcatgtttttacatcgcaagaaatcaatataaaacggagtccaaacacgaCGAAACTTTTGTGGGTTTTTTATGGAACAGAAGGCCACCAATGGGCCTGGGCaacacctggggggtgccccgaggggggggcacaacccaccagggcacgcctgggggctcaggcgcgcccaggtgagttgtgcccacctcggtggcctcccgcaccccggcccctctttaccctataaattcccaaatattcaaaaaaaacctcggggttaacctagatcagaaatTCCGCCGCCGTAGGCCTCTGTAGctatcgaaaaccaatctagacctcgTTCTGGCACTCCGCCGGAAGGGGggatcatcaccggtggccatcttcatcatcccggcgcccacctcgatgaggagggagtagtccatcctcggggctgagggtttgtaccagtagctatgtgtttaatctctctctcatgttcttgatgtattgggggctttgttaatatagttggatcatatggtgttttctcctctctatctttgttgtgatgaattgagttttccctttgagatttagttttatcggattgaatacttttatggatttgagaacactgatgtatgtcttgcgtatgaatactcgtggtgacaatgaggtatcatattgatccacttgatatatgttttgacactcaactcacggattcccgaggtgacattggggtaatctactCATAGGGGTtcatgcacgttcttgtctttgtttctcccgTAGAAATCTCGGGGCACTCTTTGAGATTCTTTGTGTTGGATttagtattatgaatctgaaattatttggtgttattttagtacgaactcttggatagatcgatcggaaagaatagcttcgaggtggtttcgtaccatACAAATGATTTCTTCATATGTTCTCCACTAGATAGGatctttggagtgattcttcgttgcacgttgagggacgtttatatgatccaattatatcagcattgttgagagattgcactagcgaaagtacgaaccctaggcctcattttcaagcattgcaataccatttttgtgcccgtttactatttgctacattgctgtttttatttattcagattataaaaatatatttctaccatccatattacacttgtatcaccatctcttcgccgaactagtgcacccatATAAATttccattgtatttggtgtgtcgGGGACAccagagactttttattatttggttgcagggttgtttgagagagaccattttcatcctacacctcccagggattgataaaccttaggtcatccattCGAGgaaaaatttctactgtcctacaaaactccacgtttggaggcccaacacgtgtctacaagaataaagttgtgtagtagacatcaaggccCTGCATGAGTCATCGTTGATGTAGCAAAAAGAGATCTCGAGTTAGGGATCTTAAGATAGGCGTCTTGAATGATGGTAATAGGGACACATCATTTCACCCAAATTTGGGCTCTTCGAGAAGAtaataccctacatcctactTATAGTTTATTGTGTTGTGTGGTGGAGTACAAAAAATTCATGTACCTACCAAGAGATTGTAATGTAAtatattctatcgactagccCAACCTCGACTTATATAAGATACCATAGGCCTAGGATTATAGGAGTCCTAGTCAGTTACGTCAGTGGAGAGGAGTCCTCGCCAAATACAAAGTCATTGTCCTGTATGCTAAGGCTTCCTGTAGATCACCATGGGCCCCCAAAGTAGCCCAAAATGGAACCGACCTAGGGTTAGCCCAGCCCACCAGACCAGGAGTCGATATGGTGCCAGACCCCCTACGTGGGACACCATCACACAATAGTAGAGCATTTTCCCCGCAAGCAAACACCTGCTAGCATCGGAAGTAAGACTTTGCTTCCTTCACCCTCTCTATGCAACTGTGCAAAAACCATTTTTTGGAGCATCTCTAGCATCAACCCTATAAATAGGGCAGTTgcctattttttttgtttttcaagCGCTTGGAAGCAAAACGGCACTACAAAAGTCGCCGTAAATTGTAGGGCCGTTTCATGATGTTTTTCATATTCTTGAATTTTTTATGTTCTCGAACTTTTTCCAAATTGATGAACTCCTTTTGTATTTCATGatattttttcaatttttttttttaaataagttcattttttttcaaattttcagAAATCCAGTGATCACGGGTCAACAAGTGAATGGCGAGCGAGCGAGCAAAGAATCAAGCGAGCGAACTTGTGTGTCCGACCAATCAAGCGAGTGTTGGTGTAAATAGGCTGTTCAATTCACCATTTCTCGCCAATTCCATGGCGAACCGCGGAAGGGCAAATTGGGACCCCCTATATGGCGCGGTGCGTGTCAGGAGTCGTGCAAATGCGCATCCTCCCTTCCCTTAGCGCACCAGTTTGGGCCAACCCATTTGCGGTGCGGGATGTCCCTTGTTTTTTTCCGCTTTTACATTTACATTTAATTTTCCTTTTTATTATATATTTTTGTTTTATTATATGTTAAAATGATTTAGGATTTCAAAAAGGTTCTAAATtttaaaaaaatatgaattgtGAATTGTCAAAAACAGTTCTTGAATTAAAAAATGTTCGTGATTTCAAAAGAATGAACATTTTTATTAGCAGTTTTTAATAACGATGAACATTTTTTGTATTTGATGAATAAATTTTGAATTCGAAGAACATCTTTTGAAATTGGTGAACATAATTTATATTCAAGAACATTTTAAAAAAAAGATAAACAAATCTTGAATTTGATATTTTTTCTAATTTGATAATCTTTTTTTAATTttatgaacaaattttgaattttgATGAACATTCTTTAAATCCAATGAACAAAAAATTGAACTCGATGAACAAAAAAGTCTTCAAGAATCTGAAAAGAAAATTCGCAAAAAAAGTGAAAAAGTAAATAATAAGAAGTATAAAAGaaaaattaaaacagaaaagagaaagaaaaaaatgaatggagaaaagaaaaagaaaggaaaaacGGAAGGAAAAAACCCGGAAAATGGGCCGGTCCATACGAACGCCCAGCGCGCTAGGGGGGTGTGTGCCAACCTGCCAACCTGCGCGTCGTATAGGATTCCCCGGGCAAATTGTCCGCCAAATTCCATGGCGAACCCCTTTCATCCCGCCGCTGGATTTCTTCCCGAATAGCCGAAAGCAGAAACCCGATCCCGTTCCCCGGACCCGCACAGAACAGAGAGGAGCTCGTCCCACGCGCCGCCACTCGATCCGCCGCTGACgtccctcctccgccgccgcggccacGGACGGAGGGTAGCCCGAGCAGCTACCGCACGTCCCTGCTCCGGTGCCCCGGCCGCCCCCCTTCGATCTCCCGGCGCGCGGACAccggcgagctccgcggcggtGGCGCAGCTGGCCTGAGCCCGAGCAGGAGCAGCAACTCACCCCGCTGCCCTCGCCCAAGCCGTTGGCCGTGAGCCCAGCCTCCTCCTCGTCCTGGAAAGGTGAGGCTCACCTCTCTGTTCCTTCTGCCCCCACTCTCAGATTGGTTTGGTGATTGCCATAGAAATTTCTCCGTGGCACGCTAGTGTTGTAGTGCTTCTGACTCGTGCTAGTAGTGGTAGCTGCGCTGGATCGTTGATTACTACTAGATGTAGGATTCATGTCCTGAAAAAGACGTCTTCTTATTGGTTGTTGGCTGAATCAGGCGAATTAAGAAAACATGGTAAAGTGAACACCATAACCATGTCAGCAAAGAGTATGGCAATGTCCATCCATTCTTTAGGAAAGAAAAGGATAGTTACTACCAGTTGTTGCACAATGTTGGATTTCTGCGCTATATCAAAATCTAGCCATCTCCAGTGCATCCTTGAGTCGTGAGGATGATGACTTCTTGTCTTTGCAAATTTAGAATGATATTGCCTGAGACTATCATATGAGTATGCATTTTGCTGCTGTTTTAGCTTGTTCATGGTAATATTTGAAACGTTGATGAGTTAATTTGAGAGCCACATTATATTCTTCAAGAGTTGCAGTTTATATTGTTGGCATTTACTTGTTCTATACTACACTGCTGGATTATTTAAACTCCTGTTTTTACTCAATTTGTTCTTCTTTGTGGTAGTCAGCTTTAGCTCGAACCGTCGTGTAAAATATTCAGATGTAAAAGATCTAGTTGGCTAGTTGCTTTGTCAGTGTAGATCCCTTTTGTGTGTCAAAAATATTTGATAATCGAAGAAGGCCAAAATTTTAGGACAATTTGAATTTGATACGTGGATTTGAAGTTTAATTTGATATGTGGTGATCTTGCAAATTTTAAATTCTATCCATAGTTCATGTTTTGTTTCAATATGTATGCAATTGTGGAGAAGAAAGATGTGGCTGGGTGCCCTATTTTACGGCAGCTGTTGGAGAAGAAAAATTTCTGGTGCCCTAAAACTGTTTTCCAGTCCCCAATTTTAGGATAGCTGTTGGAGATGCTTTAGGCGCCCGTGTTAGCACCTGGGTTGTACATGCccttaacccccccccccccccccccccccccccaacatgcTTAATTAATTCTGCGCTTCTTCTTTGTTGCAACGTGCAACAGCAGAATCTCCAAGGAGCTACCAACAGACATCGCTGAAGCTAGTCGACACCTCAACAACAGTAAAGCTTGGATAAATTATTAAACAAGATCTAGGTCCTCTTTGTTGCGAAGCaagcaaacaaacaaacaaacaatgGGCTCATTCTTGCTTACTTGATTGACATGCTTTGCTCCGGATTTGTTTAGCCACTTGCTTCCTCTCCTATGCTTTCTCTTCTGCAAGGCGTGGTGGGAAAGCAAAACAACACAACCAGATGTTCATTAATCATATTAATGCAGTTTTGCAAAAGCACCACTGCAAGGTTCTTGACCAGTTTGAGATTAAATTCATATCTGCGAGCAAACTTGTCAACCATCTCAATAGTTGGATTAGTTTTGCTATGTTAGCCCACACAAAGGATTTAGCTTTTGTTTTCCGAGACACGGGATCACTACATGTTCCCATTTGAACGTTTACGCGACAACATCGTTTTCTGTCTAGTGTCTACTTAGCTTTGTGTGTTTCAAATTACCTCCTGTCCAGTTCATAGGTTTGGGGTTTCCCAAACCTATGAAAACTCTATCTCCATTTACTGAACACCAAGGTCTGGCCCATCCTCAGCGCTCTCCGCAACCACGGCGTCAACCTCCACGATGACGGCAACCATAGGCGGCATGTCATCAGTGTGTCTCTTGAACACTGCCTCCGTGCACTAAATCTGTGTGTGTGCTATGTGATTTGCAATATGTAGGAGGCTGGTAATGAAGTGCAGAAATTTTGAGTGCTTTGATTGTGACATGATGTTCAATGTTGTCTCACTGTCCTAGTTCTCAGCTCCCAGCTTGGTTCATACTTATCAAGTCTGAACCAGTGAACATCTACAGAGGAAAATGATTCATTTAGTTTGATTTGTTGCAAGGTCACTTCTAAAACTTAACTTGTATCTAAACAGGGGCAACCCTGCAGTATTTCTGAATCACAATTAAGTAAAATGAAATGAAATCTAGTAACAAAGTGCCAAAAGATCAAGCAGGGTCATTGCTGTAGTGGCATGGAAATTTACACTCCATGGCTTGTTGACACTTCAAACAACAATGCAATAATATCGGTCTTCAGACATGCATTTGAAAACTTAAACGAAGTTTTGATTTGCAGAGACAGGAGGGACCAGAGGTCTGCGTCACCGTTGCTCCCAATTTTGCATCCGTAGCTACTTCAGTTTTGAGTGCCACCTATTGCCTGATTATTATTGAATCAGTTGCGGGCTCGAGGGAAAAGATCAATGTGCTGCTCCTGTTTAGCGATAAACCAGATCAATTAATATCCATTATTCAATCTCCGTAAATCTCACATCAAAACAGCGACTTTGCAGCTATAACTGCACTAGAATATTAAGGTGTAGGAGAAATGATTCAGAACTGAGTTCCTCTGACTTTTGCATAGGATAACAAGTTGCATGTCTTCTCTCTCTATGTTTATGTTTATCATGTCCTTTGAAATTGCAGGAATTAGTTTTCTTTTCAATCCATGTGCATATTTACTGTCTGCAATGCATGACCTCTTGTCTAGTCGGCAGCATGTATTTCTAATTCAAACTTTGGCATTCTCAGCGGACTCGCACCTTGATCTTCACCACCCAACTGCAGGTCCTGCACAAGCGTGCTCAAGGGACTGTTCACCTAGTTGTGGAAGAGCCGGTTAAGGAGAGGGAGCTCCGTTTTGTGGCTCGGGTCACACCAACGCACACCCCCTCCAGGTTTTCCCTGCGCCTCCGGTGACCGCTTCTTCTTCGACTCCGGCATAGGTAAGCCACTCGGTTTCTCTCCTGTTCTTCCTCTCACGCTTTGTGTGCCAATAGCCATCAAGCCGTTGTAAATTTTATCCTAGGTTTTGGGTTGTGCTAATGGTATATGATGCCAACATGTGTACTTCTCGTCACCGTTTTAGTGGATTTATCCCTTAAGTGCTAATTTAGCTATGATTTTATATACTAGCCGGAGGAGCAGTAGGAGTGTCGGCAACCCGATGGCGTCCGGCTTCGGGTTCCCGATACTGTCACCAGCGGAGATCGCGGAGCAGCTGTTCCAGTACGGGATCGCCCCCGTCGCCAACCTCCGCCCCGAGAACATCGCCAGCCCGCAGCCTGACCTGCTCCCTGGCGTCCTCGCCCGCTTCTTCGACTCCTTCGTCGATGCCCCCGGGTAACAAAAGAAGCATGCCgcctcgcccccccccccccccccccccccccccccccccccccccccccctcactcCCTCGCTCGCTCGCTCACCGGGCTGGATTTCGCAGGGACGGCGAGGACGGGCTGCTAGGGTTCAGCGACCTGGAGGTGCTGGACAACCCGGAGCACCACGCAGAGGCCATCCGGGTGCTACGCCTCTACAACAAGTCGCAGGCCTTCCTCGACTCCATCCAGTTCAAGGACTTCACGCTCGCCGACTTCAGCCGCCCCACCCCGCGCCGCGTCGTCGAGGTCCTCAGCGCCctcatcaacttcctcttctaCAGGGAGGAGAAGGTCACCCTCCTGCAGCCAATCGTCAGCGAGACCCCCGACTACCACGAGCGCACTCTGGAGCTCAAGGCCAGGATGGCCCAGGTCTTCGCTGTTCACAGTTTCCACAGCTAATCTGTTCGTGGAAATGCCCACAGGCTGATCGGAGATTCTTAGAGTTGCGTTCATGTTTCTCTCGTGCAGCTTCAGAAGGAGATCGGGGATCATGAGCTCGCGGAGCAGATGGAGGAGCCCATGGCCCAGCAACTGGAAGCGGACGTCAATGCTCTGCAGCAGAAAGTTCAGGTTTACAACAAGCAGCAACTGGCCCTGCGAGCAAAGGCCGCAGTCATCAATGACAAGAAAGAGGAGATTCACAGGAAGGTGTGCTGATTCCTACCTTGTGTCTTCTGTAGTGTCTCTCTCCATCCAAAAAACTAATTATTTTCTGTGGATTTCTGGCATCATGAGTTGCAAATAAAGTATAGTCCCTACTGAGAGCCAAGCATGCTACATGGTCTAGGAGTTTCTGATCAAAATGCATCACACATTGCCACATCAGGTCGAATATAAACAGCCTTGTGTGGTAGCCTTGTGCCTTTGGCATGGCTTCGATCCTGGTCTTCTAGATCAAGGCTAGAGCTAATTGGTCAAAAACCTCGCCTCCAAGTATGTCCTAGATGAATCTCGAGCTGGTTTTGATGCCAATAAACCCGGATCTCTCATAGGATCCTTTTTGAAACCTGAAAGCAGGAGATCTGCCATATCAAACTAAATAGGAGTTTAAAGTATCTTGAAAAAGTATGAGCCTTAATCACAACAAGGTGCATTATCTGCGATTGGTTATTGTAACATTAAGCAGTACTATATTTAATTACAGTGCCATAGATTTTATTAGACCAGGAGCTATTGGCCCTAACACATCTCCTGCTCCATCTGACTTTGATAAGCCATAAGCTCCTTCGTAGATTAGAAATGCTCCAGCCCTCAGCCCCACATAGGACAGGCTATCTACAATTTGCCATCTGCAAAGTGAACTGTGTGCGCATTGTCTTTAATACATCAGCCATTTACCCTTGAGTACTAACATCTGCTCGTCACCAATTGTTATTCGGCTATACTTTGTGAATGAGAATATTGAACATCTGATATATTGCTCTCGCTAACTTAAGCTGATAGTTTGAGCTCGCTGCATAATGTTATATTTGTTGCATTTATGTTTCCTGCTGCAGATAACCCAGGCTGATTTTGAGTTGACTAAACATGCCCAAGAAAACTCCAGATTGATGTCCAAATTAGTGAAGTCCCCAGAAAAAGTTCAGGTGAGACCTCttcaattttattttatttgtagcAACAGGTTAGGTTCCAAATTTGGTAGGTGCTATTTGTCCGATGACCTGATGTTGTTGTGAATTAGTGACTATACGAGGAATTACCTATTTACTTGGACTTGTAATCTGGCTAGTACTAGGTGACTGCATATCTGCATAAACAGCCTGGTTGACCTGCTACCTTAATTTTTCCATGCATATCTGCATAACCTGCCTAGTACTAGGTGACTGCATATCTGCACAAATGGCCTGGTTGACTTGCTAAATTAATTTTTCCATGCATTTCGGctcgtgggggggggggggggggggggggggggggctgaaATCCTATCATTTGGTTCAATATCAAGCCTACCAGATGTACGGCCTGGTTAACCTGTGATTTACTGAATACAATTTGGACTAATAAAGGCATTATCATTATAAGGGATCTGTATAAGCTTGCATACCTGACTCTGGATTTTATTTCCTATTAAAGAGGGCCTTGGAAGAGAAGAAATCAGCCCGTGCTAAGTTGAAAGAGTCTGAGAAAATAGCAATGCAAAATGATCAAGAGAAATCTGCCGCTTTGGAGATACGCAACAAGGTATTCCAATTCCACTTTTCATCAGAATATGCCAGTTCTAGAAGGTGTTTTGCTTATGAACATTGACCACGACAACTGATTTCAGACTCTCTTCCTTGGAATTTGATAAAGAATCGATTGGCTACATGTGTTTCCCAGGACAATTTAGTTTCCTCGTATGATATATCTCTTTGATATTTTGGATTATCCGTTTGGTACAGCTGGTGCCTGGTGGTGCTACTTTGTATCAGAGTGGCACTTACTGCTGCCCCTAGTTGTGCTTAACCAGTAGATACCCCTGTAATCCCGTTCTAAACTATCTCCATCTCGCAGGCTCATGAAAAACTGACGAAACAACACTCTAAAATCCAGGATGTACATGAACAGGTAAGAACAGCTAAGGCATGATTGAATTCCATAGCTGGATTGATTGAATGACGAGAATGGTCTAACTCTTTTACTTTCTGTTGCTACTAGCTTGTTGCTGCTAAAACAGTTGAAAAGGAAGTTAAAGCTCGCAAAGCAAAGCTTAATGATGAAAGTGTATCAGTTATGTCATTCGACGCACAGATTGTTGATTGGCAAGGAAAAGGTATCTTCCTAATTTCTAAATTATATTTTGTTAGTACTGCTCAAGTATTTTATGTTGCTCCCTTTCTGAGAGTTATTATTTCCCTCACATTTTTGCATTAATCCCTTCCAACCAGTACATGAAATGGAGGAGCGTCTCAAGGGGAAAGTGAAAGAAAGGAATCAAATAATAGCAGATGAAAATCAGAAGCTGGGTGCTTTGAGCTCCGAGACTGAGGGTAAACTGCGGTGCCTTGAACCTAGAGAAAAGAAAGTAGAGGCA containing:
- the LOC125515834 gene encoding kinetochore protein NUF2 homolog, producing the protein MASGFGFPILSPAEIAEQLFQYGIAPVANLRPENIASPQPDLLPGVLARFFDSFVDAPGDGEDGLLGFSDLEVLDNPEHHAEAIRVLRLYNKSQAFLDSIQFKDFTLADFSRPTPRRVVEVLSALINFLFYREEKVTLLQPIVSETPDYHERTLELKARMAQLQKEIGDHELAEQMEEPMAQQLEADVNALQQKVQVYNKQQLALRAKAAVINDKKEEIHRKITQADFELTKHAQENSRLMSKLVKSPEKVQRALEEKKSARAKLKESEKIAMQNDQEKSAALEIRNKAHEKLTKQHSKIQDVHEQLVAAKTVEKEVKARKAKLNDESVSVMSFDAQIVDWQGKVHEMEERLKGKVKERNQIIADENQKLGALSSETEGKLRCLEPREKKVEATIAKASNLCSEAASSRTAATAEQQKIHAKFNSIVKAFNTYMDSVDPFLERVEEVGRQSAGEGASAPDPSAAVTTKTTPRASAMSKKSRARKRT